From the Bradyrhizobium ontarionense genome, the window GTAGACGAACAGGAAGGACCAGGGAGGAAGCCAATGTTGAAGACGATATCGCTCGCCGGTGCCGCGCTGGCGCTTGTCATGAGCTCCGCGCCGTCGTCGGCCAAGGAGCTGAAATCGATCGGCGTGTCGCTGGGCTCGCTCGGCAATCCGTTCTTCGTCGCGCTGTCGAAGGGCGCCGAGTTCGAAGCCAAGAAGACCAACCCCAACGTCAAGATCACCGCGGTCGGCTTCGAATACGACCTCGGCAAGCAGGTCACCCAGATCGACAATTTCATCGCCGCCGGCGTCGACATGATCCTGCTCAACCCGGGCGATCCGAAGGCGGTCGGGCCCGCGATCAAGAAGGCGCAGGCGGCGGGCATCATCGTCGTCGCAGTCGACACTGCGGCCGAGGGCGCCGACGCGACCGTAACCACCAACAACGTGCAGGCCGGCGAGATCTCGTGCCAGTACATCGTCGACAAGCTTGGCGGCAAAGGCGATGTGATCATCGAGAACGGTCCGCAAGTCTCGGCGGTGATCGACCGCGTCAACGGCTGCAAGAGCGTGTTCGCGAAAGCGTCCGGCATCAAGGTGCTGTCGAGCGATCAGGATGCCAAGGGCTCGCGCGAGGGCGGGCTGACGGTGACGCAGGGCTATCTCACCCGCTTCCCGAAGATCGACGCGATCTTCGCGATCAACGATCCCCAGGCGATCGGCACTGATCTCGCCGCGCGCCAGCAGCAGCGCACCGGCATCATCATCACCGCGGTCGACGGCGCACCCGACATCGAAGCCGCGCTGAAGGATCCGGCCTCGCAGCAGATCCAGGCCTCGGCCTCGCAGGATCCGTTCTTCATGGCGCGCCGCGCCGTGCAGATCGGCGTCAACATCCTCAATGGCCAGAAGCCGGCCTCGACCGTCGAGCTGCTGCCGTCCAAGCTGATCACGCGCGACAATGTCGGCGAGTACAAGGGCTGGACCTCGGATCGGAAGGAGTAGGCTGCCGCCATCGCTCAGCATCGCGATTGATCGTATTGAGAACGCCGCCCTTCCCGGGCGGCGTTTTGCTT encodes:
- a CDS encoding ABC transporter substrate-binding protein is translated as MLKTISLAGAALALVMSSAPSSAKELKSIGVSLGSLGNPFFVALSKGAEFEAKKTNPNVKITAVGFEYDLGKQVTQIDNFIAAGVDMILLNPGDPKAVGPAIKKAQAAGIIVVAVDTAAEGADATVTTNNVQAGEISCQYIVDKLGGKGDVIIENGPQVSAVIDRVNGCKSVFAKASGIKVLSSDQDAKGSREGGLTVTQGYLTRFPKIDAIFAINDPQAIGTDLAARQQQRTGIIITAVDGAPDIEAALKDPASQQIQASASQDPFFMARRAVQIGVNILNGQKPASTVELLPSKLITRDNVGEYKGWTSDRKE